gaggtcggttgtagaggctgctctgctgtggcttttgtgtggatggtttctctgtagattttatgtacaggagaagttggctgtggtctgacaggtgcgtttgtggggtgactatgaaggcgctaatatttgccgggtccatatctgtaatggcgtagtctactacactccttcctacatgggagtctagtgtatatcttcccagtgagtctccctttgtacgtccattaagaatatgaagacctaaacttttacataagttcaggagctttttgccacttttgttgactgtactgtcatagctgtttctctctgagtgttctgagtcgtgactgtcattctctgccccaaatatgtagatgtttccgtctgtggtcagaaagtctttttctctccctgttcttgcattgaggtctccaaagatgagaactttgcccaggacctgataatgggtggcttcttcttgtaagatctcaaagctgtctggattgaagtagggggactctggcggtggtatataggtggtgcagaggtagacatcggactgagaggtgaggatggagctgctgattctgatccatatgtggctgcctcctctcttcactggtgtgatgtactggtggagctcttctttataccagatcaatattcctcctgagcagcggccctgtttgatgtttttatttttaagggcagggacagagatttctctgtatccgattggcaccagagattcgttttcagctctggtccatgtttccaggaggatctgaatgtctatattcttcagtctttgaataaagtcggggtcatttgttttacatccaaaggccgaggtgctcaggccttggatgttccagctgctgattgtgaatgaggtcatttttttttttttttctatatacctcatgtgtatataccttgtaatgagtgcggctgtgtaagacactctggatttacgactggtttataggtatgttagatccagtcacattagtttcctgcacaatgtgctgagcagggttctaatctcttccatatctctgccctgcatgtctctgtgtggggttgatggtcccctccatggtggtctcctcctctgatggcccgatgttgggtgaagggctttgtttctggcctcctgtgatgaaattggggtttcctgtctttttattgttgggggtctttccatgggattttggttgttgttgagtccaggcatggggtctctgtttagtataatgtccttcagctctttggccagtaggctgaccccttgtttgtttaggtgcttgtcgtcgtagaggtgttggtgttttatggaggggtgttgtgccaggatcacgtcgggcacagccttgattcttgtggtcaggtccgtgttgatgttctgggtagtttggctggatacatcatttcttgggagcagagatgatagaattattttgctgtctgggaattttagttttgccgtctttgctagttgggtcagttgtcctgcgatctgctggtgttgggctggcagattgtttgttcctgtgtgtataaaaatatgatttgggcttgtgaaccgtgggttattgatgactgccatcacctgctcaatagttgcacagtggatttttttgaccctttttcctggaaatagtcgccatgttttcaggtatttcccatttgagtccattattaggatggtatcaaaacgttgtgaggtcacgggtggggtacgtgggtgaagctgggggtctgtgctggagattttgctggtggctagttctcttctcttttctgtttctctggtttgtggttcacttatgttattttcaggagcattcatattgttggagttatttggtatctcagtgtcctggccagtggaggccattgtgtctgttctggtgttagttaccatagctccctcctggccagtgggggccatgttgtcttcactcctctgtgtttctatggcgtcctcctgtttcaggtgtcccggagtcttcagctctgttatctcctgtctcagtcgggcattttcatgctgcagttcacacattttgcttcttatttcctgcagatgcatattcactgctgcatattcacacctcagtttgcttatctcattcattacttggtcatttgcatttctgtcaccaaggtttctttgaagttcttctttaaattgtacaaagtctctttctagttgagataaacagtctctgagggtctcgggtgaggggtgtgaagtgttgggggctgcagttctgtctctggaggtctctgtagaggtgatggtggctgctggggtttgttgttctttgcagttttgtgcctggagtttaatttgagaaaagctgtcttcaaatttctgtaagttttcctcagccccttgtaccatgattatgccgttattgtacacgtttatggtcagtgagttggtctcgtcttctttttggtttctaattctgatctgctggcccttatgattgccgttcttggatatatacttatattgattgcacagagcggtgtgccaggctaagggctggtctgtgaaaaataaataattggttttccttttatcttcctctttagaggtaaaatcaggaaagagggtctctggctcttctctaatctttgcatgtttaatggctttttgtgcatgaatgcttttctgcccttcagagtatgtgatttccagagtgtgtgacctcctggtgtcgggtgtctccagctctgctctctgcccagttacttgttctacatttatattttccatttttataataatccttatttatcagagatgtaattacagcactgtctgtaggttgtggtatggatggaggatggtcctacctttagatgtgcagatctctgggtgtcagatgtcagtttggagtcctcctgttgtatgtgatctgtccttcaacaggttttttcttatgtcctttaaatcctctatttcctcttttttcataaaaatctttagtccagctcagtccagctcgctttcctgttccacagagtcgaatttttcaaggttttgtcttactgttcgctcattacaaggtataaatgatgaaaaactcaggagctcatcttcaatgctgcttactcctaggaatggtgggcggggtAGATAAGATAAGAATTTGGGATTGGATTGTGGCCATCTCACTCCGTGCAGAGAGTTCCTGGTAGTGATCGCTTCTTCCAATGTAGAATACGTAACATAACAATGAGATTTAATCTTGTCTATCCAGAAATGATCTTCTACAATTGTGCCAGTACGGGAAAGCAATTCTTTAAGTTGCCCCAAAGTGAAAGGTCGGACCAGATTACATATATGTACAATACAGCTTGGCTTTCGTCGTGGAGGCGAGGGTTGCTGAGATGCAGTGCGCACTGGATCATCAATTGTTATAGAGACGCCCATCTTTTGTTGACTGATTGATCGCCTCAATAAGGTATCTCCCAGTGTCACTCTGACTTCGGCTGGTGCTGGGCTTTCTGGTAATGGCTTCTTTACTTCCTGCTCGATGGGAGGGGATGGCGCCACCTCCACTGGGACAGGTTCCGGTACAGTGCTAGGTGCGTCCTCCACCTGATTTGGATAAGTCACCTCATCCTCTTCTTGCCCGTTTTCTTGAACCTCCGCAGGCACAATCTGTGTGACTGTCCTGCATATTTTCAGCCCTTTGTCATGGGAGTTGTCATCTCCATTTCGTTCACTTTCATCTTCAGAAATGCGGGCATCCTCAGCATGCAGATCCACTACAGcttcttgcttgatttcttttattTCAGGGATTAAACTCTTCAATGACTCTGTAGAGATACTAATTGACGGCTTTTTTTTGTGTGGTGGCAGTACTGGCGCCCCATCGTCTTCGCCGGGCTGGGTGTGCTCCCTCGCTGTCGCTGTTTGTAGTAGATGCTGGAGAAGGCTGGCTGGAACATTTTGTAGCAGATATGACCGAGATCTTCCGCTTAAATGTTCTTGGTGGCGTTGTACTCTCTTTCTTCTCATTGGGGTCACAGTGGTCCTCCTGGGGTTGGGATGGAGCCGGCTCCTGGACCTCACCCTCTGGTTGACTCTCTGCGGTGTCCATGACGGTGTCCTCTCTCTCTGGGGCACAGGCTTTGTTTTCTGATAACATTTCCCTGGAAGCCGGCTGGAAAggaaagggggaggggagaggtggGCGGAAAGGATCCTCTGGAGGTCGAATAGAATGGGGATGAGGGAAGGGAAAGGCAGGGGTCGGGGAAGAGGGGAGAGAAAGAAGCCCGCAATCTGCAGCGCGCGGGGCGCCACAAGCCCTCTGCTCCGGCGATGCCTCGGCTTGCTCACTGTCCGGCAGGGGAGCCACACTCAAACACGCTCTGCAGCCATCTTGATGATTATATATATAGCGCCCCTATAcagtcatctacatatatatatatatacatatatatatatatatatatatatatatatatacagcccctatacacttatc
The genomic region above belongs to Anomaloglossus baeobatrachus isolate aAnoBae1 unplaced genomic scaffold, aAnoBae1.hap1 Scaffold_3777, whole genome shotgun sequence and contains:
- the LOC142274697 gene encoding LOW QUALITY PROTEIN: apoptotic chromatin condensation inducer in the nucleus-like (The sequence of the model RefSeq protein was modified relative to this genomic sequence to represent the inferred CDS: deleted 1 base in 1 codon) translates to MLSENKACAPEREDTVMDTAESQPEGEVQEPAPSQPQEDHCDPNEKKESTTPPRTFKRKISVISATKCSSQPSPASTTNSDSEGAHPARRRRWGASTATTQKKPSISISTESLKSLIPEIKEIKQEAVVDLHAEDARISEDESERNGDDNSHDKGLKICRTVTQIVPAEVQENGQEEDEVTYPNQVEDAPSTVPEPVPVEVAPSPPIEQEVKKPLPESPAPAEVRVTLGDTLLRRSISQQKMGVSITIDDPVRTASQQPSPPRRKPSCIVHICNLVRPFTLGQLKELLSRTGTIVEDHFWIDKIKSHCYVTYSTLEEAITTRNSLHGVRWPQSNPKFLSYLPRPPFLGVSSIEDELLSFSSFIPCNERTVRQNLEKFDSVEQESELD